In the genome of Vicia villosa cultivar HV-30 ecotype Madison, WI linkage group LG7, Vvil1.0, whole genome shotgun sequence, one region contains:
- the LOC131619560 gene encoding uncharacterized protein LOC131619560: MTEMKIFLVDRESIENVNVKQPEAELQSLPNNVINEFNPNKIVRDLGIRKQIHEYAPDIQDHVRRAYILKGPMQPDLKSFPCTPFGSAKREFSKSWYMNYAWLEYSEIKDVAYCFYHFLFKKLGRAEHFGFKVFTKSGYKDWKHASQGLKDQVGSHNSLHNSCVKHYDDYSN; encoded by the coding sequence ATGACAGAGATGAAGATatttttggttgatagagaaagtattgagaatgtgaatgttaAGCAACCGGAAGCCGAATTACAATCACTACCTAATAATGTTATTAATGAGTTTAATCCAAATAAGATTGTGCGTGATCTAGGTATTAGGAAACAAATTCATGAGTATGCTCCGGATATTCAAGACCATGTGAGGAGGGCATATATATTAAAGGGTCCAATGCAACCAGATTTGAAAAGCTTTCCTTGTACTCCATTTGGAAGTGCTAAAAGAGAATTTAGTAAATCATGGTATATGAATTATGCATGGTTAGAATACAGTGAGATCAAGGATGTAGCttattgtttttatcattttctCTTTAAGAAACTCGGGAGGGCCGAGCACTTTGGTTTTAAAGTCTTCACTAAAAGTGGATATAAAGATTGGAAGCATGCATCTCAAGGATTGAAAGATCAAGTTGGTAGTCATAATAGTTTGCATAACTCATGTGTCAAGCACTATGATGATTATAGTAACTAA
- the LOC131619562 gene encoding uncharacterized protein LOC131619562, producing MNRFSFFVAVFLLCVVNTYAVKVVDVNSICKNVVNPPFCLKFLKLKQGVDLVTLAQYTINVARIKATSIVNLTTTLISQGDIGVVAKAHYQICLEYFGSSGALRELKNAEEYLKGGDYFSLKEQVRYLINDYANCVSTESSSRDEPFDDKTRIPKWAESIKDFAFILISISDFLLKN from the coding sequence ATGAATCGCTTCTCCTTCTTTGTGGCGGTGTTTCTTTTATGTGTTGTAAATACATATGCTGTCAAAGTTGTGGATGTTAATTCTATTTGCAAGAATGTTGTCAACCCTCCTTTTTGTTTAAAATTTCTgaaattaaaacagggtgtagATCTCGTTACCCTTGCTCAATACACAATTAATGTGGCACGTATTAAAGCAACTAGCATAGTTAATCTAACCACAACACTAATTTCTCAAGGTGATATCGGTGTCGTGGCGAAAGCTCATTATCAGATTTGTTTGGAATATTTTGGGTCGAGTGGTGCTCTTCGTGAGCTTAAGAATGCTGAGGAATACTTAAAGGGTGGAGATTATTTTTCACTAAAAGAACAAGTACGTTATCTCATAAATGATTATGCAAATTGTGTTTCCACGGAATCATCATCACGTGATGAACCTTTTGATGACAAAACTAGGATACCAAAATGGGCTGAATCTATCAAGgattttgcttttattttgatTAGCATATCagattttttgttaaaaaattaa
- the LOC131619561 gene encoding uncharacterized protein LOC131619561 produces MNRFSFFVAVFLLCVVNTYAVKVVDVNSICKNVVNPPFCLKFLKLKQGVDLVTLAQYTINVARIKATSIVNLTTTLISQGDIGVVAKAHYEICLEYFGSSGALRELKYAEEYLKGGDYFSLKEQVRYLINDYANCVSTESSSRDEPFDDKTRIPKWAESIKDFAFILISISDFLLKK; encoded by the coding sequence ATGAATCGCTTCTCCTTCTTTGTGGCGGTGTTTCTTTTATGTGTTGTAAATACATATGCTGTCAAAGTTGTGGATGTTAATTCTATTTGCAAGAATGTTGTCAACCCTCCTTTTTGTTTAAAATTTCTgaaattaaaacagggtgtagATCTCGTTACCCTTGCTCAATACACAATTAATGTGGCACGTATTAAAGCAACTAGCATAGTTAATCTAACCACAACACTAATTTCTCAAGGTGATATCGGTGTTGTGGCGAAAGCTCATTATGAGATTTGTTTGGAATATTTTGGGTCGAGTGGTGCTCTTCGTGAGCTTAAGTATGCTGAGGAATACTTAAAGGGTGGAGATTATTTTTCACTAAAAGAACAAGTACGTTATCTCATAAATGATTATGCAAATTGTGTTTCCACGGAATCATCATCACGTGATGAACCTTTTGATGACAAAACTAGGATACCAAAATGGGCTGAATCTATCAAGgattttgcttttattttgatTAGCATATCagattttttgttaaaaaagtaA